A stretch of Gouania willdenowi chromosome 21, fGouWil2.1, whole genome shotgun sequence DNA encodes these proteins:
- the agpat3 gene encoding 1-acyl-sn-glycerol-3-phosphate acyltransferase gamma, whose protein sequence is MALLTYLKSLFILQLLMGFVFVVSGLIINFIQLCTCILWPINKQLYRRINCRLSYSLWSQLVMLLEWWSGTECTLYTDQATVDKFGKEHAIIILNHNFEIDFLCGWTMCERYGVLGSSKVLAKHELLKVPLIGWTWYFLEIVFCKRKWEEDRDTVFNGLSRLKDYPEFMWFLLYCEGTRFTEKKHQISMQVAESKGLPKLKHHLLPRTKGFTTTLHCLKGTVTAVYDVTLNFKDNQTPTLLGIVNGKNYKADMRIKRYPVEEIPDDERECANWLHKLYQEKDELQETYNKVGKFPGPTIIPPRRPWTLLNFLFWAMLLLSPLINFACGVAVSGSPLLIIGFIIFLIIASVAIRRLIGVTEVKKTGSSYGNQEAKKEN, encoded by the exons ATGGCTCTGTTAACCTACCTGAAGAGCTTGTTCATCCTGCAGCTGCTGATGGGCTTTGTGTTTGTGGTGAGCGGCCTCATCATAAACTTCATTCAGCTGTGCACCTGCATCCTCTGGCCAATCAACAAGCAGCTTTACCGCAGAATCAACTGCAGACTCTCCTACTCCCTGTGGAGCC AGCTGGTGATGCTGTTAGAATGGTGGTCTGGCACAGAATGCACTCTATACACAGACCAAGCAACGGTGGACAAATTTGGCAAAGAGCACGCCATCATCATCCTCAACCACAACTTTGAGATCGACTTCCTGTGTGGCTGGACCATGTGTGAAAGATACGGCGTGTTAGgg AGTTCAAAAGTACTGGCCAAACATGAACTCTTGAAGGTACCGCTCATCGGTTGGACCTGGTACTTCCTAGAAATAGTTTTCTGCAAAAGAAAGTGGGAGGAAGACCGAGACACTGTGTTTAATGGACTGAGCCGACTCAAAGATTATCCTGAATTCATGTGG TTCCTGCTGTACTGTGAGGGAACGCGTTTCACAGAGAAGAAGCATCAGATCAGTATGCAGGTAGCAGAGAGCAAAGGGCTGCCCAAGCTCAAGCATCACCTGTTACCCCGAACCAAAGGATTCACCACCACTCTGCATTGTCTGAAGGGCACAG TGACCGCCGTGTATGACGTGACCTTGAACTTCAAAGACAACCAAACTCCGACCCTCCTGGGCATCGTCAATGGCAAGAACTACAAAGCTGACATGAGAATAAA GCGATACCCTGTGGAGGAAATCCCAGATGATGAGAGGGAGTGTGCTAATTGGCTGCACAAACTCTATCAGGAGAAA GACGAGCTACAGGAAACGTACAACAAGGTAGGAAAGTTTCCTGGTCCGACCATCATCCCTCCTCGCCGGCCGTGGACGCTGCTCAACTTCCTGTTCTGGGCGATGCTCCTGCTCTCACCTCTCATCAACTTCGCTTGTGGCGTAGCGGTCAGCGGTTCCCCGCTCCTCATCATCGGCTTCATCATCTTCCTCATCATTG CCTCTGTAGCCATCCGCCGCCTCATCGGGGTTACCGAGGTGAAGAAAACAGGCTCCAGTTACGGCAACCAGGAGGCAAAGAAAGAgaactag
- the LOC114455088 gene encoding GTPase IMAP family member 8-like: MAFKPNTQKVNKEPPKDLRIILLGHDWLEKSLTGNTILGQQMFDISRDVKMCVRREAVLDGGRSLVVVSTPERWIHYSVQEPDLVTTNMAACMDVCSPGPHVFIVVVPIGSYRGREWTVEGPLQLLNDTLWRHTMVVFTRCERLRGISVLDYAANHSFLKALLKKCGHRFHILDTSMWGDEDPTQVAELMAKFDAMVGENLKARGFDYLTVEDEFLRKERKERTEVEERAALRRTNVAMSRSAVRSLMEEPSWSPDLRILVVGPKQVGKSSSANTILGDEVFSVLHPTLECVEKVGKVDNRQVTVIDTPGWFGRYCSEDTPQEIKDLITHSAPLHGPFPSAVLLVLRGHESFTQTDGIRAEEHLSMLGHWVWSRSIVLFTWGDRHGVTPIEEHIERWPALKQLVDKCGNRYNVLDNSSGRTENQVQELFETIDETMVVNDTGFLMRHFVNLRQSYTKLEQNFKRTAAELKNAMANNDSLGKRVVEKERTAQETIQKLMDAEMENQHLKKSIAEKDEMITHLNERWDLEVKARKPAKQTFETEKVVLREKMKKEQLEKTASKEMCEKKELKLDQVMKEQRQYVEELQEKLMQIKRENWSRREEKTSTKEKGSMDVDNGITHNGKTETDHAWELEPCWIPSWFRAGGAVLGAAAGALIASFNTNTGMSVRPALGAAAGAMLGNLMLHETKTQQKNHE, translated from the exons ATGGCCTTCAAACCAAATACACAGAAGG TGAACAAAGAGCCTCCGAAGGACCTGAGGATCATCCTCCTGGGCCATGATTGGCTGGAGAAGAGTCTGACGGGAAATACGATCCTCGGCCAACAGATGTTTGACATCAGCAGGGATGTGAAGATGTGTGTGAGGAGAGAGGCTGTCCTCGATGGCGGCCGCTCACTCGTTGTGGTCAGCACCCCTGAACGGTGGATCCACTACTCTGTGCAGGAGCCTGACCTGGTGACAACCAACATGGCGGCTTGCATGGATGTGTGCTCCCCAGGGCCACATGTCTTCATAGTGGTTGTACCCATCGGCTCATACAGAGGCCGGGAGTGGACAGTAGAAGGACCTCTGCAGCTGTTAAACGACACTTTGTGGAGACACACAATGGTGGTATTCACCCGATGTGAGCGACTGAGGGGGATTTCAGTGCTGGACTACGCTGCCAACCATAGTTTCCTCAAAGCCCTTCTGAAGAAATGTGGCCACAGGTTTCACATCTTAGACACAAGCATGTGGGGAGATGAAGATCCCACTCAAGTGGCAGAACTCATGGCAAAGTTTGATGCAATGGTTGGAGAAAATCTGAAGGCCAGAGGGTTTGACTATTTGACCGTGGAAGATGAGTTCTTGAGGAAAGAGAGGAAGGAAAGGACAGAGGTAGAAGAGAGGGCGGCTTTAAGGAGAACAAATGTGGCGATGAGCAGAAGTGCTGTCAGATCGCTGATGG AGGAACCTTCTTGGAGTCCAGACCTGAGGATCCTTGTTGTAGGACCAAAGCAGGTTGGAAAGAGCTCATCTGCTAACACCATACTTGGTGATGAAGTCTTTTCTGTTCTACATCCGACCTTAGAATGTGTTGAAAAAGTTGGTAAAGTTGACAACAGGCAGGTGACGGTCATTGACACTCCTGGCTGGTTTGGCCGTTACTGCTCTGAGGACACGCCTCAGGAGATAAAGGACTTGATTACCCACAGTGCACCTCTGCATGGACCTTTTCCTAGTGCGGTTCTCCTGGTGCTGCGCGGCCACGAGAGCTTCACTCAAACTGATGGAATAAGAGCAGAGGAGCACCTGAGCATGCTGGGACATTGGGTTTGGAGCCGAAGTATTGTGCTGTTCACGTGGGGAGATCGTCATGGGGTCACGCCCATCGAGGAACACATCGAAAGGTGGCCCGCCCTCAAGCAGCTGGTAGACAAATGTGGAAACAGATACAATGTTCTTGATAACTCCAGCGGGCGAACTGAAAACCAAGTTCAAGAACTCTTTGAGACCATTGATGAAACCATGGTGGTCAATGATACAGGATTTCTGATGCGACACTTTGTGAATCTCAGGCAAAGCTACACCAAACTAGAGCAAAACTTTAAAAGGACAGCAGCAGAGTTAAAGAATGCGATGGCAAATAATGATTCACTGGGTAAAAGAGTTGTAGAGAAGGAGAGAACTGCACAGGAGACGATTCAGAAACTGATGGATGCTGAAATGGAAAACCAGCACCTGAAAAAAAGCATCGCAGAAAAGGACGAGATGATCACACATCTGAACGAAAGATGGGATTTAGAAGTCAAGGCCCGAAAACCTGCGAAGCAAACTTTCGAGACGGAGAAAGTTGTCCTGCGAgagaaaatgaagaaagaacAACTGGAGAAGACTGCCTCCAAGGAAATGTGTGAGAAAAAGGAGCTGAAGCTAGACCAAGTGATGAAGGAGCAGAGACAATATGTAGAAGAACTCCAAGAGAAACTCATGCAGATTAAGAGAGAAAATTGGAGTCGACGTGAAGAGAAAACCTCAACCA AAGAGAAGGGATCCATGGATGTTGACAACGGCATCACACACAATGGAAAG ACAGAGACGGATCATGCTTGGGAGTTGGAGCCTTGTTGGATTCCATCATGGTTCAGAGCTGGTGGTGCAGTTCTGGGAGCTGCAGCCGGGGCTCTCATTGCCTCCTTTAACACGAATACGGGTATGAGCGTTCGCCCAGCTCTGGGAGCTGCAGCTGGAGCTATGCTCGGCAACTTAATGCTCCATGAAACCAAAACTCAGCAGAAAAACCATGAGTAA
- the LOC114455089 gene encoding olfactory receptor 10A6-like: MMENQTISFYFNLTMFMKIGHYRYLAFVFCLLIYSFIVFANGVLIVVIARESALHQPMYIFIAFLSFNALYGSTAFFPRFLMDLLSDTHLISRPGCFTQIYVIYTYASYELTILCVMAYDRFVAVCHPLHYSRKMNYKVVCILGCAAWVVPACNLSISISTIVRLQLCGNKIYKIYCASWNVVLLACDPRSVNSIAATVGAIIITFLPFSFILYTYLRIVLACWKQTSEVRRKVLQSCLPHVVSFAIYSLTSFVDTALSRQNLKEVNPFAAVVLAMEFIVIPPVMNPLVYGLKLPEIRRKIFKMLKPPKFT; the protein is encoded by the coding sequence ATGATGGAAAACCAGACCATCTCTTTTTACTTTAACCTCACCATGTTCATGAAGATTGGACATTATCGCTACTTAGCTTTTGTCTTTTGCCTCCTCATATACTCCTTCATTGTTTTTGCTAATGGTGTCTTGATTGTAGTAATAGCTCGTGAAAGCGCTCTTCATCAGcccatgtatatatttattgcttttttatcCTTCAATGCTTTGTACGGTTCTACTGCTTTCTTCCCCAGATTCCTCATGGACCTGCTGTCTGACACTCATCTCATCTCCCGCCCTGGTTGCTTCACTCAGATCTATGTTATTTACACGTATGCCTCATATGAACTGACTATTCTGTGCGTTATGGCGTACGACAGGTTTGTTGCTGTGTGCCATCCTTTACATTACAGCAGAAAGATGAATTATAAGGTGGTTTGCATTCTCGGATGTGCTGCCTGGGTGGTTCCAGCCTGTAATCTTTCCATATCCATTTCAACCATTGTTAGACTTCAATTATGTGGAAACAAAATTTACAAGATCTACTGTGCGAGCTGGAACGTTGTATTACTGGCATGTGATCCTCGCTCTGTGAACAGTATTGCTGCTACAGTGGGAGCCATAATTATCACCTTCCTTCCCTTCAGTTTTATCCTGTACACGTACCTGAGGATTGTGCTGGCATGTTGGAAACAGACCTCAGAGGTCAGAAGAAAAGTGTTACAGAGTTGTTTGCCACACGTTGTTTCATTCGCCATTTACTCTCTCACTTCTTTTGTTGACACGGCCCTAAGCCGACAGAACCTGAAGGAGGTGAATCCTTTCGCTGCGGTTGTTCTGGCGATGGAATTCATCGTAATTCCACCTGTTATGAACCCGCTGGTCTACGGCCTTAAACTGCCAGAAATCAGAAGGAAAATATTCAAGATgttaaaaccaccaaaattCACATAA
- the LOC114455090 gene encoding olfactory receptor 2A12-like — protein MMENQTISFYFNLTMFMKIGHYRYLAFVFCLLIYSFIVFANGVLIVVIARESALHQPMYIFIAFLSFNALYGSTAFFPRFLMDLLSDTHLISRLACFTQIYVIYTYGLYELTILCVMAYDRFVAVCHPLHYSRKMNYKVVCILGCTAWVFPACSLCLNLLTIVRLQLCGNKIYKIYCASWNVVLLACDPRSVNSIASTVATIILTFLPFSFILYTYLRIVLACWKQTSEVRRKLLQSCLPHVVSFAVYSLTLFTDTALSRQNRKGVNPFVAVVLAMEFIIIPPVTNPLVYGLKLPEIRRKIFKTLKSPKFT, from the coding sequence ATGATGGAAAACCAGACCATCTCTTTTTACTTTAACCTCACCATGTTCATGAAGATTGGACATTATCGCTACTTAGCTTTTGTCTTTTGCCTCCTCATATACTCCTTCATTGTTTTTGCTAATGGTGTCTTGATTGTAGTAATAGCTCGTGAAAGCGCTCTTCATCAGcccatgtatatatttattgcttttttatcCTTCAATGCTTTGTACGGTTCTACTGCTTTCTTCCCCAGATTCCTCATGGACCTGCTGTCTGACACTCATCTCATCTCCCGCCTTGCTTGCTTCACTCAGATCTATGTTATTTACACGTATGGCTTATATGAACTGACTATTCTGTGCGTAATGGCGTACGACAGGTTTGTTGCTGTGTGCCATCCTTTACATTACAGCAGAAAGATGAATTATAAAGTGGTTTGCATTCTCGGATGTACTGCCTGGGTGTTCCCAGCTTGTAGTCTTTGCTTAAACCTTTTGACCATTGTTAGACTTCAATTATGTGGAAACAAAATTTATAAGATCTACTGTGCGAGCTGGAACGTTGTATTACTGGCATGTGATCCTCGCTCTGTGAACAGTATTGCTTCCACAGTGGCAACCATAATTCTCACCTTTCTTCCCTTCAGTTTTATACTGTACACGTACCTGAGGATTGTGCTGGCGTGTTGGAAACAGACCTCAGAGGTCAGAAGAAAATTGTTACAGAGTTGTTTGCCACACGTTGTTTCATTCGCCGTTTACTCTCTCACTTTATTCACCGATACCGCCCTGAGCCGACAGAACCGGAAGGGAGTGAATCCTTTTGTTGCAGTTGTTCTGGCGATGGAATTCATCATCATTCCTCCTGTTACGAACCCGCTGGTCTACGGCCTTAAACTGCCAGAAATCAGAAGGAAGATATTCAAGACgttaaaatcaccaaaattcACATGA
- the LOC114455092 gene encoding olfactory receptor 10A3-like: MMENQTISFYFNLTMFMKIGHYRYLAFVFCLLIYSFIVFANGVVIVVIARESALHQPMYIFIAFLSFNALYGSTAFFPRFLMDLLSDTHLISRLACFTQIYVIYTYGLYELTILCVMAYDRFVAVCHPLHYSRKINSKVVCILGCTAWVFPACSLSIYMSNVVRLQLCGNKIYKIYCASWNVVLLACDQSSVNSIASTMGTIIFTFLPFSFILYTYLRIVLACWKQTSKVRRKVLQSCLPHVVSFAVYSLTLFTDTALSRQNLKGVNPFVAVVLAMEFIIIPPVTNPLVYGLKLPEIRRKILKKLKPPKFT; this comes from the coding sequence ATGATGGAAAACCAGACCATCTCTTTTTACTTTAACCTCACCATGTTCATGAAGATTGGACATTATCGCTACTTAGCTTTTGTCTTTTGCCTCCTCATATACTCCTTCATTGTTTTTGCTAATGGTGTCGTGATTGTAGTAATAGCTCGTGAAAGCGCTCTTCATCAGcccatgtatatatttattgcttttttatcCTTCAATGCTTTGTACGGTTCTACTGCTTTCTTCCCCAGATTCCTCATGGACCTGCTGTCTGACACTCATCTCATCTCCCGCCTTGCTTGCTTCACTCAGATCTATGTTATTTACACGTATGGCTTATATGAACTGACTATTCTGTGCGTTATGGCGTACGACAGGTTTGTTGCTGTGTGCCATCCTTTACATTACAGCAGAAAGATTAATTCTAAAGTGGTTTGCATTCTCGGATGTACTGCCTGGGTGTTCCCAGCCTGTAGTCTTTCCATATACATGTCTAATGTTGTTAGACTTCAGTTATGTGGAAACAAAATTTACAAGATCTACTGTGCGAGCTGGAACGTTGTATTACTGGCATGTGATCAAAGCTCTGTAAACAGTATTGCTTCCACAATGGGAACCATAATTTTCACCTTTCTTCCCTTCAGTTTTATCCTGTACACGTACCTGAGGATTGTGCTGGCGTGTTGGAAACAGACCTCAAAGGTCAGAAGAAAAGTGTTACAGAGTTGTTTGCCACACGTTGTTTCATTCGCCGTTTACTCTCTCACTTTATTCACCGACACCGCCCTGAGCCGACAAAACCTGAAGGGAGTGAATCCTTTTGTTGCAGTTGTTCTGGCGATGGAATTCATCATCATTCCTCCTGTTACGAACCCGCTGGTCTACGGCCTTAAACTGCCAGAAATCAGAAGGAAAATATTGAAGAAgttaaaaccaccaaaattCACATGA